In Vicinamibacteria bacterium, the genomic window TTGCCGCTTAGGGGTACCGAGACCGAGCGGGTTGGCGCGTCCTTCAGGGCCTTGTCCATGGCCGGCACCAGCCGAGCCGCGATGGCTTCCACGCCAGGGGGGGGCCAGTCCCCGCTGAAGGCGGCGATCTGACCTTGAACGTTGATGAGGAGTGCGCCCCCGGCCCGGGCCAGAAAGAGGCAGTCCTGCAGGATCTCCGTCCAGGTGGGCGGCGCGGGCGGCAGGGGTGGCTCCTCGGCCATGGCCGACTCCAGGTCCGCAACGAGCTCGAGCTCGGGCTCGGCTTCGTGGGCGGAGGGAGCGGAGAGAGCGGAAGGGGCGGATTCCGCTTCGCCCTGTATGTCCGGCAGGTCGGGTTCGCGCTCCGTCTCGAGTTCGAAGACCGGGGGTGGCACGTGGGGCTCCGGCCGGGGAGGAGCGACAATCCGCTCCGGCTTGGGCGGCAGCGGGGGCTCCACCGCAGAGGGCTCCGGCTCGGGGGGGCGCGGGGCGGGCCTTGGGGCTAGCGGGACGTCTGCGGGGGGGGGCGCGGGGGCCCCGCTGGGCGGAGGGGAGGCGGGCCGGCCGAGGGCATCCCGACTCGCGGTCGGCTGACTCAGGCGGCGGGCGATCGCACGCGCCGTCTCGAGGTCAGAGGAGCTGCCGGGCGGGCTTAGCTTCATGGGGCTGTTTCTCCATTCCACGGAACCGGTCCATCCGTGCCTCGAGCTCGTCGGCTAGGAGCTCGAAGCGGCGCGCCTCGGGGATGGGAGACCCGCCTAGAAAGCCGAGGGGGAGGCCGCCCTCGCTCGCCCGGGCGAAGACCTCGGAGCGGGGCACGATCGTTTCGAGAGCGTCGGGAAAGCCGTTCCAGATCTCGCGCAGCACGGCCTGGACGCTGGGCTTGTCCCTCTCCACCATGGTGGGGAGAATGCCCAGGAGTCGCAGACGGGGATTTTCATTGGCTTGGACGTGCTCCAGAACGCGCAGGGCTTGGGTCATGGAGCGCAGGGCGAGAGCCTCGGTCTGGAAAGGCAAGAGAACGAAGTCCGAGATGGCCAGGGCTGCCCGGGTGACCATGCCCATGCCAGAGGGGGTGTCCATCAGGACGATGTCGAAGCCCTGTTCGACGCTGGCGAGCGCGTGCTCCAGAATCCCGGGGCTGGAAAGCTCGCGTTCATAGGAAGAGACATCGGTAGGGTCCAGCCGGCCGCGCGTCAAGAGGCTCAGGGCGGGGAGATGGGTGGCGGTGACCGCCTGCCTTGGCTCGGCCTGGCCCATGAGCAACTCGGCCAGCCCTTGAAGCTCGGCGTCGCCCTTGGCCAGGGACAATGCGATCCCCCCCTGCGGGTCGAGGTCGGCCAGAAGGGTCTTGCGGCCCCGGTCGGCTAGGGTGACCGCCAGGTTCAGGGCGACGGTCGTCTTGCCCACGCCCCCCTTCTGG contains:
- a CDS encoding ParA family protein, with translation MARRVAISSQKGGVGKTTVALNLAVTLADRGRKTLLADLDPQGGIALSLAKGDAELQGLAELLMGQAEPRQAVTATHLPALSLLTRGRLDPTDVSSYERELSSPGILEHALASVEQGFDIVLMDTPSGMGMVTRAALAISDFVLLPFQTEALALRSMTQALRVLEHVQANENPRLRLLGILPTMVERDKPSVQAVLREIWNGFPDALETIVPRSEVFARASEGGLPLGFLGGSPIPEARRFELLADELEARMDRFRGMEKQPHEAKPARQLL